One genomic window of Eleginops maclovinus isolate JMC-PN-2008 ecotype Puerto Natales chromosome 12, JC_Emac_rtc_rv5, whole genome shotgun sequence includes the following:
- the LOC134873280 gene encoding 52 kDa repressor of the inhibitor of the protein kinase-like, with amino-acid sequence MIDKMKYIVMFFTCSPKREHLLKEVVDKEAHSTGKRKPLIDLSRTRWAARHDAYSHFYSAFVFIIKALEVMAQGLHTEEYSEDVTSGWEGKYKAEAYGLLSGLQNFGFILTFLTVYQVLSHLAGITVKLQSTSLDIIEAFSMVDEVKSVYKELRETIDDDFNQIYEQAVRMAAQVNVEPTQPRAAGRQKHRENVPAEGVKEYYLRNMTIPFLDHVISEFESRFSPLSVTASRLMGLIPSVQCNSDVTVDISEAVALYQDDLPSPEVIDQELKRWKLKWQVKALHQRPSSCASAIKECDEMMYPNIFKLLKIACTLPVTSCECERSASVLRRLNTFMRSSMGEDRMSSLALIHTHYDMALDLDEAVDLYSKMHPRRLELMSVLMQ; translated from the coding sequence atgattgataagatgaagtacatcgtcatgttcttcacctgcagcccgaagagggaacaccttctcaaggaggttgtagataaggaggcacattctaccggaaagcggaagcccctgattgacctcagccgcacaagatgggcagcacggcatgatgcctacagtcacttctacagtgcctttgtcttcattattaaGGCTCTGGAAGTCATGGCACAGGGTCTCcatacagaggagtacagtgaAGATGTCACCAGTGGATGGGAGGGCAAGTACAAAGCAGAGGCCTATGGTCTCTTGAGTGGGCtacaaaactttggattcatcctCACATTCCTCACCGTATACCAAGTTTTATCCCACCTGGCGGGCATCACGGTGAAACTGCAAAGCACCTCACTCGACATCATCGAGGCATTTAGCATGGTTGATGAGGTGAAGTCTGTCTACAAGGAGCTCCGCGAGACCATCGACGACGACTTCAATCAAATCTACGAACAAGCAGTTAGGATGGCTGCTCAGGTCAACGTGGAACCAACCCAGCCGAGAGCAGCtggaaggcagaaacacagggaaaatgtacccgctgaaggagtgaaggagtACTATCTCCGGAACATGACGATACCCTTCTTAGACCATGTCATTTCAGAGTTTGAGTCCAGATTTAGTCCCCTCTCTGTGACCGCATCAAGGCTCATGGGCCTAATTCCATCTGTCCAGTGCAACTCAGATGTAACGGTggacatctctgaagcagtcgctctgtaccaagatgacttgccatcaccagaggtcattgaccaggagctgaaacggtggaagttgaagtggcaggtcaaagcattacaccaaagaccaagctcatgtgcctcagctatcaaagagtgtgatgagatgatgtatccgaacatcttcaaactcctgaaaattgcatgcaccttgccagtgacctcctgcgaatgtgagaggtctgccagtgttctccggagactcaacacattcatgcggagcagcatgggagaggaccgcatgtcatccttggctctcatccatacccactacgacatggctctggatctggatgaagctgtcgatctatactcaaaaatgcacccaagacgattggagctgatgagcgttctgatgcaatag